One Mus musculus strain C57BL/6J chromosome 2, GRCm38.p6 C57BL/6J genomic window, gctttcccctgtactggggcatataaagtttgcccaaggggcctctcttcccagtgatggccaactaggccatcttctgctacatatgcagctagagacacaagctctgggggtactggttagttcatattgttgttccacctatagggttgcagaccccttagctccttgggtactttctccagctcctccactgagggccctgtgttccatcctatagatgactgtgagcatccacttctgtatttgccaggcactggcatagcctcacacgagacagctatgtcagggtcctttcagcaaaatcttgctggtatatgcaatagtgtctgggtttggtggctgattatcgtatggatccctgggtggggtagtctctggatggtccatccttttgtcttagctccaaactttgtctctgtaactccttccatgggtattttattccccatctaagaaggaatgaagtatccacccattggtcttccttcttattgattttcttatgctttgcaaattgtatcttgggtattctgagtttctgggctaatatccacttatcagtgagtgcatatctagtgacttcttttatgattgggttacctcactaaggatgatatccttcagatctaTCCACTTGCCcactaatttcataaattcattgtttttaatatctgagtagtactccattgtgtaaatgtaccacattttctgtatccattcctctgttgagggacatcagggttttttccagcttctggctactataagtAAGGcttctaagaacatagtggagcatgtgttcttattgctaGGTGGAATATCTGCATATATTCCtagaagaggtattgctagatcttccggtagtactatgtccaattttctgaggatccaccagactgacttcgagagtggttatacaagcttgcaatcccaccagcaatggaggagtgttcctctttctccatatcctcgccagcatctactgtcacctgaattttggatcctagccattctgactggtgtgaggtggaatctcagggttgttttgatttgcatttccctgatgattaaggatgttgaacattttttcaggtgcttctcagccttttggtattcctcatttgagaattctttgtttagctctgtatgccattttctaatggggttatttgaatttctggagtctagcttcttgagctctttgtatatattgtatattagtcccctatcagattttggACTGGtaaaatcctttcccactctgttggtgatctttttgtcttattgacagtgtcttttgccttacagaagctttgcagttttatgaggtcccatttgtagattctcgatcttatagcacaagccattgctgttctattcaggaatttttcccctgtgcccatatctttgaggcttttccccactttgtcctctattaatttcagtgtctctggttttatgtggaggtctttgatccacttagacttgagctttgtacaaggagataggaatggatcaattcgcattcttctacatgataactgccagttgtgccagcaccatttgttgaaaatgctgtcattttctcactggatggttttagctcccatgtcaaagatcaagtgaccatagttgtgtggattcatttctgggtcttcaattctattccattgatctacctgtctgtcattgtaccagtaccatgcagtttttatcacaattgctctgtagtacagcttaaggtcaggcatggtgattccaccagaggttcttttatttttgagaatagtttttgctattttaggttttttattattctagatgaatttgcaaattgccctttctaactcagtgaagaattgagttggaattttgatggggattgcattgaatctgtagattgctttttggcaggatagccatttttactatattaatcctgccaatccatgagcatgggagatctttccattttctgagatcttctttaatttctttcttcagagacttgaagttcttatcatacagatctttcacttccttagttagagtaaaatataaggtattttatattacttgtgactattgtgaagggtgttgtttccctaatttctttctcagcctgtttatcctttgtatggagaaaggccattgatttgtttgagttaattttatatccagctactgcactgaagctgtttattaggtttaggagttctctggtggaatttttagggtcatttatatatactatcatatcatctacaaatagtgatattttgacttcttcctttccaatctgtaccCATGTGAActcttgttgtcgaattgctctggctatggcttcaagtactatattgaataggtagggagaaagtgggcagccttgtccagtccctgattttagtgggatcgcttcaagtttctctccatttagtttgatgttggctactggtttgctgtagattgcttttatcatgtttaggtatgggccttgaattcctgatctttccaagacttttatcatgaagggatgttggattttgtgaaatgctttctccacatctaacaagatgataatgtggttttaggtatgggccttgtttaggtatgggtatgtttaggtatgggccttgaattcttgatctttccaagacttttatcatgaagggatgttggattttgtgaaatgctttctccacatctaacaagatgataatgtggttttatctttgaatttgtttatatagtggattacattgatggatttccatatattaaaccatccctgcatccctgggatgaagcctacttgttcatgatggacgatcattttgatgtgttcttggattcgttttgcgaggattttattgagtatttttgcatcgatattcattagggaaattggtctgaagttctttttctttgttggatctttgtgtggtttaggtatcagagtaattgtggcttcatagaatgaattgggtagagtaccttctgtttctattttgtggaatagtttgaggagagttgcaattaggtcttctttgaaggtctgatagaactctgcactaaaccaatctggttctgggctttttttggttgggagactattgatgactgcttctatttctttaggagaaatgggactgtttaaattgttaatctgattctgatttaactttggtacctgatatctgtctaggaagttgtccatttcatccaggttttccagttttgttgagtatagccttttgtagtaggatctgatgatgttttggatttcctcaggttctgttgttatgtctcctttttcatttctgattttgttagttagaaaactgtccctgtgccctctagttagtttggctaagggtttatctatcttgctgattttctcaaagaaccagctcctcgtttggttgattctttgattctgccgtctactcctcttgggtgaatttgcttcctttagttctagagcttctaggtgtgctgtcaggctgctagtgtgtgttctctctagtttttttttttttttttttttttttttttggaggcactcagggctatgagttttcctcttagcactgccttcattgtgtcccataagtttgggtatgttgtggcttcattttcattaattctaaaaagtctttaatttctttatttcatccttaaccaaggaatcattgagtagaatgttgttcagtttccacatgaatgttggctttctattatttatgctgttattgaagatcagccttagtttgtggtgatctgatatgatgcatgggataatttcaatatttttgtaacttgttgatgcctgttttgtgaccgattatatggtcaattctgGAGGAGgtgccatgtggtgctgagaagaaggtatatccttttgttttaggataaaatgttctgtagatatctatcaaatccatttgtttcataacttctgttagtgtccatgtgtctgtttagtttctgtttccaggatctgtccattggtgagagtggtgtgttgaagtctcccactattattgtgtgaggtgcaatatgtgctttgagctttactaaagtttctttaatgaatgtgtctgcccttgtatttggagcattggTACttgaattgagagttcatcttagtagattttacctttgatgagtatgaagtgcccctccttgtcttttttgataactttgggttggaagtcaattttattcaatattagaatggctactccagctttttccttcagaccatttgcttggaaaattgttttctagcctttcactctgaggtagtgtctatctttttccctgaggtgagtttcctgtaagcagcaaaatgttgggtcctgtttgtgtagctagtctattagtttatgtttttttttttttaattggggaattttgtccattgatgttaagagaaattaaagaaaagtaattgttacttcctgttatttttgttgttaaagttgggattctgttcttgcgactgtcttcttttaggtttgttgaaggattactttcttgctttttctagggtgtagtttctgtccttgtgttggtgttttccctgtgttatcctttgaagggctggattcatggaaagatattgtgtgaatttggttttatcatggaatactttggtttctccatctatggtaattgagagttttgctgggtatagtttcctgggctggcatttgtgttctcttagggtctgtataacatctgtccaggatcttctggctttcatagtcttgtggtgagaagtctagtgtaattctaataggcctgcctttatatgttaattggccttttcccttacttctttttttattttattttattttatttttttatggtttttcaagacagggtttttctgtgtagctctggctgtcctggaactcattttgtagaccaggctggcctcgaactcagaaatcctcctgtctctgcctcctgagagctggaattaaGGGCGTGTGCCACCGCACCTggccccttactgcttttaatagtctatctatatttagtgcatttgttgttctgataattatgtgttgggaggaacttcttttctggtccagcctatttgtagttctgtaggcttcttgcatgtttatgggcatctctttctttaggtttgagaagttttcttctataattttgttgaagatattgctggccctttaagttgaaaatcttcattctcatcttctcCTATCATCTGTAggtctggtcttctcattgtgtcctggatttcctggatgttttgagttaggatctttttgcattttgcattttctttgattgttgtgcccatgttttctatggaatcttctgcacttgagattctctcttccatctcttgtattctgttgctgatgtttgcatctgtggttcctgatttctttcctagggtttctatctccagagttgtctcactttggttttttttttattgtttctacttccctttttaggtcttgtatggttttgttcaattccatcacgtgtttggttgtgttttcctgtaattctttaagggatttttgtgtttcctcttaaggacttctacctgtttagcagtgttttcttgtaattctttaaggacgtctacctttttagcagtgttctcctgtatttctttaagtgagttattaatgcccttcttaaaatcctctaccagcatcattcGATATGATTTTGattcagagtcttgcttttcgggtgtgttggggtatccaggactggctgaggtgggagtgctgggttctgatgaaggtgagcggtcttggtttctgttattaaaattcttatgtttgccttttgccatctggtaatctctggcgttagttgttatagttgtctcgtgctggagcttgctcctcctgtgattctgttagcatcTGTCAGCAGTTATGGGAGTtgagctgtctcctgagtctcagtggtcagagtattctctgtatgcaagctctcctcttacagggaaggtgcccagaggactggcattcagacctgcgtcctggctgaagatgaaggcctgaaacagggcctgtcccagaagatgtgttgcctctgcagtcctcactctcacctgcacaaacTGGTCTCTGAGCCacccgggacacaagatggctccctcacctgctcccagagCAGTGAATCTTAATTATCAATAATATATGAAAATTGGTCTAGTAGTTGTAGCCAATGCACCACATTAATGCAAGGCAGGAACTTGCTAAGAGGAGGGAATACTTTAGAACTTTCTGTACTTTATGAAGCCTTGAACTGTCCTAAAGTGTAAAAAGACAGTCTgagaaggttgaggcaggaggattgaaaatTCGAGGCCTACCtaggttacagagtgagttcgagtgTAAAGTCAAAAAGGAAGGCTGGAACATACCTTGTTGGTGGGACACTTGCCTTGTTTGTGTGAACCCTAGGCATACCACCTGGTATACTAAAAGAGAAACTAGATAAGAACCCTTTTGTCAACTGTTCAGATTAAAAGCTTTCTTAGTTTGTGTTATATCATTCCCTGACTGTGCATTTGTTAATTGTGGACATTAACCCCAGGACACATTATGAAATTGCTTGTATTTTCAAACCAGTGGGGTGCTAGCAGGTGTGGGAGTGGGCATGTGGATCCTCTTCTTATGCCTCGTTTTATTTCCCCCATGCTAAATTTTAATGAGCTGTGGATTCCCTGGGGATCTTGTTAAAGGTAGATATTGCTGTAGCAGATCTTAGGTGGGGCCTTAGATTTTGTATTTCTAACTAGTTCCCAGGGATGTTGCTGTTGCTACTGGTACTCAACAAATCCTATTTCCAGGAGAAACTGTGTAAACAAAACTGACTATGTTTGTTGCCTGGCCCTGGTGAGGGCCTATTGTCTTAGTGAACTTCAGCACTAATTCAAGGCCTACCTTGAGATGTGAATCGTGCATGTGGACAGATTTCCAGTTGTCATTGCCTAAGACATGGCTGTTTTCAGACTGAAGATCCTGGTCCCAAGCCCTGTTGGCAGTTTCAGATTATATTTTCTGTACACAAGTCAGCTAGAGCCACAGGGAAATTGCTGTGTGATGGATCAAATTTGGGCTCCATTCGATTTGCTCAAGGTCAGCTCCATGTCTCTTCCCTGTACTCACAACTGCCCAAGGAACAATATTCTAATGGCCTTGGGACAAAAGCCCAAGGGTGGAAACCCAATTTCGACATATTTCAAGCCTCTGCTCATTTGATGTCACTAACATCACATGGCCCACAGCAGTTCTCGTGCCCATGACCAGCTCCAGAGTGGTGGGAGCCATGTCCCCACTTACAATGAAAGCCATTACAAGGCTATGGATGAATAACTTTTTCAGCAGTGTGCAAGGTTGAGAGCTGTAATTTGTTCTGGTGTATTCTTTCGACAGGGTGAGAGAATTCTGTTCAGATAACAGTCCCACCTACTATATGCAGTCATGCCATTCCCTAAAGCCATCTCTAGTATAGAAAAGCTTTTCAACATACCTTTGAATAGACTTCCTGTCACAGTTGTCGGTCTTAGAACTAAAAGATACATGGGCTACACACCTATTAGAatagttaaaaacaaatgaagcaaCTCCCACACACCTAGCCAGAGGTGTATGTGTTTGCCTTCTTGGGCTATTATAACAAAATGTCATATCTTGGGCAGCCTATGCAGTAAAAATGTGTTTCTTATAAGCCTAAAGTTGGGAAGCCCAAGGTCAAAGGAACTCCATGACAGCAATTCTAAGCTATAGCATTGGTGAGACGATCCCTGGGTCCTGGAAGAACGTAAAGAGATAAGAAAGTGAACAATTAAAGCCATGAGAAAGAGTTAACTCCTCCCAACATCAGAAACCCAATTATCAGGCCTCAAGAAAGTAATGAGACAATGAGATACATTAAAtgaccacttggcatcatcacGTAGTTGCAGGTATGGGTCAAAGATAAATGCAAAGAGGAATGGGCAAAATGTGACATTTAAAACATCTCAAATTGCTATTTATATGTATTCTTTACAAAATCCCAAACCAACAAACACCCAGAGGACGGGGGAGATGACTCCATTAGTCAAGGCACTTGCTGagaaagcaggaggacctgaatttgactcTTCACTCATATATGCAAGACATAAGCTTCACATGTTTgtcacctcaagtcactgcatgACCGCAAGTCAGAGATAGAGGCATCCTGGACACTAGCCAGCCCACCTAGCTGAAAAGGTGAGCTTGAGGACCAGTGAGAGAACTTGCCCCAAGACAATAAGGCCGAGAATGATAAAGATACCCAATGTCTCCCTTTTAGTTCTGTGTGTCCTCACAGACACTGCACTattacacaatcacacacacacacacacacacacacacacacacacacacacacacaccagcccccAAAACAATAGCAGGAACAACCACCCAGCAACTCTAATAGCAACAATTTTAATCAGTCAAGGTGAATGCcagcagaaaataaaaaagacatagcaTCATGTTCCTCTGATATGTTGCATGGGGAGGACACAAAATCACCTATGGATTAAAATCGCACAACTAAGAAAGTGAATAAGCTCAACTCAACCAATGAAAAACATTAGACAGATCTCAAATAAAGACACTTTGTGGGATAATTGGCAGATTTCTCTAGTCTGTCAAAGTCATGATAGACAAGACTGAAGAATTACTACATGTTTCAGAgaactagaaacacacacacacacacacacacacacacacacacacacacatacacacacacacacacacacacacacacacacacacacacacacacaaaccaaaatcaGTATTGAATCCCAGGCCAGAACCTAGGCTCTGGATCAGAATACGGTTATTAGTGGGCCAACAGGCAAAACTCATATATTGGTTCTATTCAATTAGCAACATCAAGAAATTCTCAATGTTAATTTCTTCTGTTGGATTCTCATGCTGCAGTTATGTGGGACGCTAACATTTGGGGAAGCTGGATGCAGGATATacaggcatttttaaaaaatagaattctaGAGTTAATATTGCTTCTGCTCAAACACAGCCGTGGTAGTCACTAGCTTAGCTTCCTATCATTTGACTTCCCacagttttgttttaaatctattcAACAGGGACAAAAGAGTGCCTACCTCATGGGTTGTAATGAAAACTAAGTGTGGTGTGCTAACAAATGTAGAATGCTTGaattatatcatcatcatcatcttttggtttttcaagatagggtttctctgagaAACaccatggctgttctggaacccactctgtagacaaggctgtccttgaactcacggagatccacctgtctctgcctctcaagtgttgggattaaaggtgtgtgccaccacacttggtttaGAATTCATCACCATGGCTCAGAGCAGGGGCTGTGGTGACATAATTACCACGTGAGGCCAGCAGGCTCTTCTGCGTGGGGAAGATCTTTCCGTCTTTGCTTTTCCCTCTTTTTAATTCTGGTTCCCCCTCTGCTAGGGAGCGGATAAACCCACAGCTAAGACCAGGATTTGTGACTTAGGCATTAGGTACTTTTAAAGAAATCAGAATAACTGTTCCCTCAGCCAGTTCCGAAACCTGCGGGGAGCCTGATTTGGAAAGATAGAGCTGTCCATTCTGGGGCCAGGTTCCCTGATCTCCTTCGGCCCTGTGGCGCCAGTAGTTCTAGTTAGTCTGGTCTGATCTGGTGTTGGTagtacttgggggtgggggggagggcgtGGCATATTTCTGCCTCACAATAGCTTGTCTGAGCCTCCACCCTACGTCATATTTTAGGATTTGTTTGGCCAATGAGATTGCAGCACACACATTAGCCTCAGCCTGAGGCCTGAGCCTTGCCTTTGATGTCACAATCTGACCTGTAGCCATTAATGTGGCCACAGCCACTCACAGAGCAGATGGCAAGGTCAAGAGTACCACAGTAAGATGTGGAAGAGACCTGATCCTCAAGCGAAGATCAAAGCAGGGGATAGGCCTCAGACTTGCCAGTCTCTGGCTCTGGGATCGGCCACAGAGTCGGCACTGCCGCAGGCTCTAAAACTGTCAGACTTTCAGAACTTTTCGGTATTTGAGGACATTAGCCAACACATCAAAGAAGTGGGAGCCCAACTGGTAAAGAAAGTGAATGCCATCTTTCAGCTTGACATCACCAAAGATGGGAAGACCATTCTGCAGTGGACCATTGACCTCAAGAATGGTGCCGGGGACATGTACCTGGGATCGGCCCGGCTTCCTGCAGATACCGTCTTCATCATCCCTGACTCTGTCTTCACAGAGTTAGTTGTGGGTAAGATAAACCCACAGAAGGCTTTCCTGGCTGGCAAGTTTAAAGTGAGAGGCAAAGTTCTCCTTAGTCAGAAGCTGGAGAGGATCTTCAGAGAGTGGGCTAAAATTTAAGCATGTGGGAATACCCAGGAAAGATCAAGACTTCTGGCTTATAATAATGTTGAGTAGCAATCATGCTTTAACTGAAGATTAAAGGAAACGATAGCCAATATTTTTACTCAAATTCTTCCTATTCAAGTTCGATTGATTTCCTGCTGATGTGTACCTTTGCTGGGATCCGGAATAGTAAAAAGTGTTGGAGTGCAACACCTGCAACCTTTGTCCTTTCATTGTCTTAGCTGGGCCTACACTTTCATATGTCAAGGCGAGGGCCACATGGAGCTGGATGGGTGGTTCTGGTGTTTGGACTTAAGCGCTGGTAATTGTCTATACatgtacttatgtgtgtgtgtatatatatatatatatatatatatatacacatacatatatcctaTGTGTGGAACCCAGCAAATAGAGGGATGGTGTACTTGGCATAGTGTAACCTTTGACAGACTCAATGCCAGGGAAGTTGAAGGGCCTGATAGTCAAGATCAGTAGTTCTTAGGGCAGATCATGTAGCAGAATTGTCCAGAGCCTTATAGCTCAAGTTCAGATGATGGGAACCTCACTTTCTGCTCAGGGGGGTGTGGCTTGGGGAAAATGTACATTCTGCCATGTCTCCAGTTGATAGGGTCATTCATCCTTGTAGAACTTCTGCCCTCCTTTGTTTCATAGAAAGCTTTTGGTATTGACCATCACTGTTCTAGGCAGGACCAGCAAGATCCTGAAGACAGGCTGCATAGGTGTCTTTGAGACATTTCTAAAGAATTGAATGTTATCTGGAGTTTGTGCACTGAACATTTTAATAATCAAAGTTCACACCAGGGTTTCTTTCCCTTCCTGGTAGCTTTTGTTGCATGTTTTCTAGGATTGGCATGAAGCCTGCTGTAGCTGATTTGGTCTCCTTCTGAGAATGTGCACATTGTTGGTTCACAGGTGGTCTGGAAGTGTCTTTAAATATGTGCCATATAGGCACTCTGAGAGTCACATGAAAGTTATGTCAGAATTTTTATGATCAAGCACAAGTTTTGTCTTAGTCTACTTTGTGCTGCTATCATAAAATACCCTAGATTGAGTACTTTATTCAGAAGAGAGGTTTATTTGACTCATGGATTCAAAGGCTTGGAATTCTAAGAACATTGAGTGGAATATTATTACCATCTAATAGGGGTTTTTCTGTGGTGTTGCAAAGTGGAAAAGGGCATAGCATGGTGAGATAGTGATTTGCTAGATCAGGTGACTTTTGTCTCATATAAAGTCACTAGTGACATCACAATGGCCCTATACTCGTGACCTCACCTCATCTCAATCATCTTCCCAAAGTTTTGCTTCCAAATACCAGTAACACAGACTTGGGAATTCAGTCCAGGGCATGAATTTTTTAGAGACACATTAAAACTATGGTACCTACCCAATGCCATTTCACCTTTAAAGTAATATTCTAAGGCAAACACATTATGTACAATTATAAAAACTTGTATGTGatccagtgagatgactcagtgaatgAGGGAGACTGCCGCCAAGGCTGATTACCAAGTTTGATTTTTATaattcacatggtggaaggagagatctcACACCAACAAATTGTCCTGGGACCttcacacaagtaaataaatataactgTGTTTAAAGTTAAAAACACTGTTAGATAGAAAAGAAGTGACTGTGGGGGTGTCTCACTGGTGCATCTACAATCCAACCTGTACAGAAAATGTCATAGAAGGGGTATTCCCGGAACGACTGTTAAGGGCAGAGGCATGGGATTTCTGCCATAAAATGGGTGTCTTCTCTGCATGATCCCAAAGCTGTACCCAT contains:
- the Scp2d1 gene encoding SCP2 sterol-binding domain-containing protein 1 — its product is MWKRPDPQAKIKAGDRPQTCQSLALGSATESALPQALKLSDFQNFSVFEDISQHIKEVGAQLVKKVNAIFQLDITKDGKTILQWTIDLKNGAGDMYLGSARLPADTVFIIPDSVFTELVVGKINPQKAFLAGKFKVRGKVLLSQKLERIFREWAKI